The genomic stretch GATCTTGCGAAGAGCGAGAAGCTGGCGATACATGCATCAAATATAGCGAACTTGGTACTTTTCATAGCAAAAGTGTATGCATCTGTCGAGAGCAGATCCTTGGCTGTGATTGCATCGACATTGGACTCTCTGTTGGATCTCTTATCAGGTTTCATTCTATGGTTCACTGATCATGCTATGAGAAAACCCAATCACTATGGTTATCCGATTGGCAAGAAGCGAATGCAGCCAGTGGTAAGCCCTTTAATCCAGTGTGTTTTTCAGGCGATTCTGAAAATCAGTTTCTTGATTAAGATTTGCATTACAAAATGATAGTGACAAAGAAAAAATCGCCTGGAATCCAAATATGACAAGAGACAGAGCAGAGGAGCTCACTACATTAGTTGTGGCAGACAAAGGGGCTGGGTCTTTACCAAAACAAGACAAAGGGGCTGGGCCAACTAGCCGTTTGTTGACGGCTAATGTTCGCCTCTAATAACCCTAATTTTAGTAGGGGTGGGGTTATTGAAGGCTTGACTGGCAGTGTTTAGCTGAAACCCTGGTGCGCTTGAAGTATACCCCTTTTTCTAGCAAATGGGAGTTTCTTAGACGTCCAAACTCTGCCGGTCCCGTTTGTTATTATTACAAAACAATCTGGGAATGCTATCCCCACACATTGTGGAAGCCATTATCTTTATAGGGCTATAGTGCATTAATCGGGCTCCACAAGTGCCCAGATTAGAATTTCTGGGAAGTTATTCTGTTTTCAGGCTTAAATATTTAGCCCTCTTGATGCATATTGTTTTTGGGGGACTCTTCTTGccttctaaaaaaaattaggtgGGTTGCTGAAAGTTCTTCCAAAATAGAGGTAGATTCATAAACCTACCCTTGGTTCTTCCCAGAACTAAACACCTCTCATCCTATAATGAAATTCAACACTCATATGGCATATGGTTAGGGACTAGTTTCTAGTGAGAAGAATGGGCTCCCAATTATCATATAAGACAGTAATTCAAACAAAGTAAGGTTAATGACCATGAAGGTTATTCTCCAGTTAACACAGTGATGGAATATGGTAGGCTTTGGTTGTTCCATGTTATAATAGTGAATTTTGGACCCATTTAACCTGTCAATTTCAGTGAAATACGAGTTTGTAGTAGGAGTGAACGCATGTTTCAAAGATATATGGAATTTTGCAGATACCACAAGCCTCTTATGTGATAATGGAGATCATTGGCATTTTAAACCATATAACAGTTTAGGTTGAAACTTGACTAATGAAATTAGTGGGAATACAGTaccagaataaaaaaaataaaaaaagaaatgggtGTGGAATAATGTGGACCAATCCAATATCTAGCGATTCTAACCACATACTTGCGACATGGTGATTTGTAACTAACCAAGTTCAGTAAACTTCATGAAAGCACAAAATGCAAATTAAAAAATCACAAATCATCAATTGACTGGTTTATTGATCTCCTCTTTTATTTACTGTGTTGTGTTTGCTTCATGTTATAGGGAATCATTGTTTTTGCCTCAGTAATGGCGACTCTTGGGTTCCAGATATTGTTCGAGTCTGTTCGGGAGCTTATTTCGAAGGTACTCAATTTTGACCATAACGGTTAGCGGCTTTTACACTGCTCGCCAGTTATTTTGCTTGAAGGCCAAAAAAGAAGGTTACTAAAAGGGTCAAAAACCAAGGGCTTAGGCTGTTATGATACAAGATTTTGCTCGAGTCAGCACGAGCCATCCATGAGCTCAAATTTAAGGATCTTCAGTTGAGATCTAGCCTCGTGCATAACAAAACTAGACACTAAAACACATTTAGGCTAATCAATTAAGGGTAgataatgaaattaaaattcttTCATACTTCATtgtctttcattttccttttcaaggCTTTTTAACatccttgctctttttttttttaataataaaaaaaagtagtttACATGAATATGCTAGCTTATTGCTTGATCAATCTTTAATAATAATTCACTGATTGTTGCAGTCTCACTCCAGCTTGGACCCTCAAAAGGAGAAATGGATGATAGGGATCATGGTTTCTGTTACGGTAGTAAAATTTGCCCTGATGATATTTTGTCGAAGATTTAAGAATGAAATTGTTCGAGCTTATGCTCAAGATCATTTCTTTGATGTCGTTACAAACTCGACCGGTTTAGTAGCAGCCGTCCTTGCTGCTCGATACTATTGGTGGATTGATCCAACTGGAGCTATACTTGTAAGTTCATTTTAACTTAGTGGCACATAATGTGGCTGTTGAGAGTCCTAATAAACTTTGATACATTGAAATGCAGATTGCCTTATACACGATGAGTACATGGGCAAGGACAGTAAGGGAGAATGTCTGGTCATTAATTGGTCGAACAGCACCTCCAGAATACTTGTCGAAGCTAACATTTCTGATATGGAACCATCATGAAGAGATCAAGCACATTGACACGGTTAGGGCCTATACATTTGGTTCTCATTACTTTGTAGAGGTAGACATAGTCCTTCCAGCAGACATGCCCCTAAGTGAAGCACATAACATAGGCGAGAAATTGCAAGAGAAGCTTGAGCAACTCCCAGAGATTGAAAGAGCTTTTGTGCATATAGACTTTGAGTACTCTCACAAGCCAGAACACAATGCCTAGGTATGATGATTGGCATTGCTTACAGTGATGGGTAAACAAGTGAGTTACACAATTTGTAGCTAACTGGATTTCTTGAGAACCATTGCGTTATAATATTACCGCAGGGTCTCTTGAGAGGGTTTGTAGTATAGCCCTCTGTTATGTTTCTCTTACTGAGATTACATAATTTCGAACTC from Macadamia integrifolia cultivar HAES 741 chromosome 11, SCU_Mint_v3, whole genome shotgun sequence encodes the following:
- the LOC122093836 gene encoding metal tolerance protein 9-like; amino-acid sequence: MAGELGTNSTDYRMELLSPTREGEAVTETNEHSWRLNAGEFRLPEKPNNSHVSFGDFLALRRKRKKGKIAKYYQRQEDLLKGFNEMETMNESGFVPGALTEGELKDLAKSEKLAIHASNIANLVLFIAKVYASVESRSLAVIASTLDSLLDLLSGFILWFTDHAMRKPNHYGYPIGKKRMQPVGIIVFASVMATLGFQILFESVRELISKSHSSLDPQKEKWMIGIMVSVTVVKFALMIFCRRFKNEIVRAYAQDHFFDVVTNSTGLVAAVLAARYYWWIDPTGAILIALYTMSTWARTVRENVWSLIGRTAPPEYLSKLTFLIWNHHEEIKHIDTVRAYTFGSHYFVEVDIVLPADMPLSEAHNIGEKLQEKLEQLPEIERAFVHIDFEYSHKPEHNA